In Labeo rohita strain BAU-BD-2019 chromosome 16, IGBB_LRoh.1.0, whole genome shotgun sequence, one DNA window encodes the following:
- the si:ch211-197h24.8 gene encoding uncharacterized protein si:ch211-197h24.8 codes for MIRTNDRGCSELYYKGRHLQLNQLKSMRIRNEYLYKTIPEYPEEVDFQMTKLRHNTNLQGFLGIWDSEGFKKPKRSKSAERDLVWWSPDISKDDVTSAEQQYLDTKQCDAEKPFLHKFTTSPAFLSSSRMGNFRFSMSIHELMRSFQQQFCPGQEPDIRTFETVVYKQEVMHSIVVHAPRARNLFSKYPLLEDTQEPACKFHENTIIWRPQAICKTHRFRLSRNMKAIRITVKAREEYMWDNIGVAFHVPHGQIFHFNKKILFNSLILCEGTHPKLNTEEFVKCEFGPIRP; via the coding sequence ATGATACGTACCAATGACAGAGGATGTAGCGAACTATACTATAAAGGGAGACACCTGCAGCTTAACCAGCTCAAAAGCATGCGAATACGGAATGAATATCTGTATAAAACAATCCCAGAATACCCAGAGGAGGTGGATTTCCAAATGACAAAACTTCGGCACAACACTAACCTCCAAGGATTCCTTGGCATCTGGGATTCTGAGGGATTTAAAAAGCCGAAACGCAGCAAGTCAGCAGAACGCGATCTGGTATGGTGGAGCCCAGACATTTCCAAAGATGACGTTACTTCGGCTGAGCAGCAATACTTGGATACCAAACAGTGTGATGCAGAAAAACCTTTCCTGCACAAGTTCACCACTTCCCCAGCCTTTCTGTCATCCTCTCGCATGGGGAACTTCCGTTTCAGCATGTCAATCCATGAGTTGATGCGTAGCTTTCAACAACAGTTCTGTCCAGGGCAAGAACCAGACATTCGCACTTTTGAGACTGTGGTCTATAAGCAGGAAGTGATGCATTCTATTGTGGTTCATGCGCCTCGTGCACGTAACCTGTTCTCTAAGTATCCCCTTCTCGAGGATACCCAGGAACCAGCGTGTAAGTTCCATGAAAACACCATTATCTGGCGTCCACAGGCAATCTGTAAAACACATCGTTTCAGGCTGTCTCGTAACATGAAAGCTATTCGAATAACTGTAAAAGCCAGAGAAGAGTACATGTGGGATAACATCGGAGTGGCATTCCATGTTCCACATGGACAAATCTTCCACTTTAACAAGAAAATTCTGTTTAATAGTCTCATACTCTGTGAGGGAACTCATCCAAAACTTAACACAGAAGAGTTTGTGAAGTGTGAGTTTGGCCCTATCAGGCCTTAA